Proteins encoded within one genomic window of bacterium:
- a CDS encoding PH domain-containing protein: MPQRVFSTNTSPLPFLEGEKIIFSAKPHPLFALLLIILILIAGGITLFLLWISQIWLYTENLLPGWVLFVFIIGVFLFVSFLVFLYWLNTKYILTSQRVQTETGIIAKKTIGIALDNIQNLKSEISFWGRIFNFGTITIEPAGLETKIVFANIPNPKKRISEIRKAIP, from the coding sequence ATGCCGCAAAGAGTCTTTAGCACCAACACTTCTCCTCTGCCTTTTTTGGAAGGAGAAAAGATTATCTTCTCTGCCAAACCTCATCCTTTATTCGCCCTTCTTCTTATTATTTTAATTCTTATTGCTGGAGGTATAACTTTGTTTTTGCTCTGGATCTCCCAGATATGGCTCTACACTGAAAATTTGCTTCCCGGTTGGGTTTTGTTTGTTTTTATAATAGGTGTTTTTTTATTTGTGTCTTTTCTTGTTTTTCTTTACTGGCTAAACACTAAATACATTTTAACCTCGCAAAGAGTACAGACAGAAACCGGAATTATTGCTAAAAAAACTATTGGCATTGCTTTAGATAATATCCAAAATCTTAAATCAGAAATCAGTTTTTGGGGCCGTATATTCAACTTTGGCACTATCACTATTGAACCAGCTGGGCTAGAAACAAAAATAGTTTTTGCCAATATTCCTAACCCTAAAAAAAGAATCTCAGAAATTAGAAAAGCAATCCCTTAA